From one Lolium rigidum isolate FL_2022 chromosome 4, APGP_CSIRO_Lrig_0.1, whole genome shotgun sequence genomic stretch:
- the LOC124647971 gene encoding F-box/FBD/LRR-repeat protein At1g51370-like, which yields MSCSLSIAAVAVDRQNLYLLSSSHQLFVLRSSSTQRRAPEVVYPHPTGTGHDASTSLISQPHKLFRRMNESRFANSPCKGFAGQPNRLPPFRRAPALEEIDVDMKPLPPSPDIARNAQDVVAKDQLFSIAAYISSAPDVIAAALRKHVEDEARDLGSEDLPRVMDQLYEQISCLLQSNDAAVILLALHAIDALIDLPFGGASNVAKLANFLRNVFEVKRDPEILVSASTVLSHLAIVGGALTAHEVERQEMAENAFTVLKNYIPEFVDAILIASRDPKLVIRERAVEALRAFSHSNMKAAAVCTAKEAKLEGIDLFSFLPDDMISTIISFLRTDDAVRTSALSRRWRHLWRSAPLNLDTDHIPGYCPEQIKVVTKILSQHRGPIRRLKLHSLYFADLDSWFRSPALDTLQEIDIYVAKFDDVLPLSVLRFASTLRVAHFAHCSLFEDEDPVFSFPHLKTLALGVLSIRGDTLHSILSGCPVLECLLLDGCDVFGRLVINSPTLRNLGVCNVDYMKEIVIQNAPCLERCVRYNLSHARTVPVIQVIRAPKLEILGSLTDNFDKLKLGTRVSQEMVVGNLKILMQSVKILHLTSSGPNLDAVVAFLKVFPCLEKLYIMSSLQNDMKNVHHLDPTDPIECLDHLRYVELKCYMGKKPDVDFARFFVLNAKVLELMKFISITMMIMSCPWLIPSIALLVDCAE from the exons ATGTCGTGTTCCCTCTCGATcgctgctgttgctgttgatcGCCAGAACCTGTATCTCTTATCCAGTTCTCACCAGCTATTTGTACTTCGTAGTAGCAGCACGCAGCGCAGAGCACCGGAGGTCGTCTACCCTCACCCGACCGGCACCGGCCATGACGCGTCCACCTCACTGATTAGTCAACCACACAAACTGTTCCGGAGGATGAACGAGTCGCGATTCGCGAAC TCGCCGTGCAAGGGCTTTGCGGGGCAGCCAAACCGCCTCCCGCCGTTCCGCCGGGCGCCGGCTCTGGAGGAGATCGACGTCGATATGAAGCCCTTGCCGCCCTCCCCGGATATCGCGAGGAACGCTCAAG ATGTTGTGGCCAAGGACCAGCTCTTCAGCATCGCCGCCTACATCTCATCCGCACCG GATGTTATTGCTGCTGCCCTGCGGAAACATGTTGAGGATGAAGCTCGTGATCTCGGCAGTGAAGATCTCCCAAGGGTTATGGATCAGCTCTATGAGCAAATATCTTGTTTACTGCAAAGCAATGATGCTGCTGTAATTTTACTGGCTCTCCATGCTATCGATGCTTTGATTGACTTACCCTTTGGAGGTGCCTCAAATGTTGCCAAGCTCGCTAATTTCTTAAGAAATGTGTTTGAAGTCAAGCGTGACCCTGAAATCCTAGTTTCAGCTAGCACAGTGCTTAGTCATTTAGCAATTGTTGGGGGAGCACTAACTGCACACGAAGTTGAGCGACAG GAGATGGCTGAAAATGCATTCACAGTTTTGAAGAACTATATCCCTGAATTTGTTGATGCTATACTGATAGCATCGAGGGACCCCAAATTGGTTATTCGTGAACGTGCAGTTGAAGCCTTGCGTGCTTTTTCACATTCCAACATGAAGGCGGCGGCAGTTTGCACAGCCAAGGAGGCGAAACTGGAGGGAATCGATCTGTTCAGCTTCCTTCCAGATGATATGATCAGCACCATCATCTCCTTCCTCCGTACCGATGATGCTGTGCGCACGTCCGCCCTCTCTCGCCGCTGGCGTCACCTATGGCGCTCTGCCCCGCTCAACCTCGACACTGACCATATCCCTGGCTACTGCCCTGAGCAGATTAAGGTTGTAACCAAGATTCTCTCCCAGCACCGGGGTCCCATACGCCGCCTAAAACTCCACAGCCTCTACTTTGCTGACCTTGATAGCTGGTTCAGGTCCCCGGCCCTTGATACTCTTCAGGAGATCGATATCTATGTCGCTAAATTTGATGATGTACTGCCGCTGTCCGTACTCCGCTTCGCGTCGACCCTCCGTGTGGCTCACTTTGCCCACTGCAGCCTCTTTGAGGATGAGGACCCAGTATTCAGTTTCCCACACCTGAAAACACTCGCCTTGGGCGTACTTTCCATACGGGGAGACACTCTCCACAGCATTCTCTCAGGATGCCCTGTCCTTGAGTGCCTGCTGCTTGACGGTTGCGATGTTTTCGGTCGCTTGGTGATTAACTCACCGACACTTCGAAACCTCGGTGTCTGTAATGTGGACTACATGAAGGAAATAGTCATCCAAAATGCCCCTTGCCTGGAAAGATGCGTCAGGTATAATTTGTCTCATGCTCGTACTGTACCAGTCATCCAGGTAATCAGGGCACCGAAACTGGAGATCTTGGGCTCACTAACAGATAACTTCGATAAACTCAAGCTTGGAACCAGAGTTTCACAG GAAATGGTTGTTGGAAACTTGAAAATATTAATGCAGAGTGTGAAGATTTTACATCTCACGTCTAGTGGCCCTAATCTTGATGCAGTTGTTGCCTTCCTCAAAGTCTTTCCTTGCTTGGAGAAGCTGTACATCATG TCATCTCTACAGAACGATATGAAAAATGTGCACCATCTAGACCCAACAGATCCAATTGAATGTCTTGACCATCTCAGATATGTGGAGTTGAAGTGTTACATGGGAAAGAAGCCAGATGTCGATTTTGCCAGGTTCTTTGTTCTTAATGCTAAGGTACTCGAGTTAATGAAATTCATT TCCATCACCATGATGATCATGTCTTGTCCATGGCTGATCCCTTCGATAGCTCTTCTTGTGGATTGTGCAGAATAG
- the LOC124647972 gene encoding G-type lectin S-receptor-like serine/threonine-protein kinase At2g19130 codes for MVSWRARGDPAPGMYALQLDPSGAPQYVMQANGTREYWLSGNWTGKSFTGAPEVTASGLVQFVDNDDETYFTYSFAANTTTVYRFVMDVSGQLKGLFWVEATQAWNLVYAAPKARCTVPRGCGAFGVCSEGAATTCDCARGFRPRSPPNWASGDYTDGCGRNAQLQCAKNTTAAGSNKAEQDRFLRMDDTRFPDDGQVAGAASIGDCQSACLGHCTCSAYAYNGSCFLWQGNLQNLQSGVGDDQAGTGRLYLRLAASELPGPRGHKWRDIKIASGALAIALFVVAASILLVHTTRKRRASRVNGLTVGDGYVSYKYSDLQYVTKNFTDKIGAGAFGSVFKGQFSDSTVVAVKKLEGFRQGEKQFRAEVSTLGSIQHVNLIRMLGFCSDGGADRKLLVYEYMPNGSLDRHLFRKTFYVLSWQVRYQVGLGVAKGLAYLHERCRDCIIHCDVKPENILLDAAFAPKVGDFGLAKLLGRDFSRVLTSMRGTVGYLAPEWISGEAITAKADVFSYGMMLFEIVSGRRNVEQGESQFVVSSTGSTSTEEQATTTTTTFFPLLVARTLAEEGEVMALLDPELEGDANAEEMKRVCKVACWCIQHDVNARPTMAEVVQLLQGLMDVEMPPVPQYLEVLAGRQRAGVP; via the coding sequence ATGGTCTCGTGGAGGGCGCGCGGCGACCCCGCGCCGGGGATGTATGCCCTCCAGCTCGACCCGTCCGGGGCGCCGCAGTACGTGATGCAGGCCAACGGCACCCGGGAGTACTGGCTTAGCGGCAACTGGACGGGCAAGTCCTTCACCGGTGCGCCGGAGGTCACCGCGTCAGGCCTTGTTCAGTtcgtcgacaacgacgacgagaccTACTTCACCTACAGCTTCGCCGCCAACACGACGACGGTGTACCGTTTCGTCATGGACGTCTCCGGACAGCTGAAGGGGCTGTTCTGGGTGGAGGCCACGCAGGCGTGGAACCTCGTGTATGCGGCGCCCAAGGCACGGTGCACCGTGCCGCGCGGCTGCGGCGCGTTCGGCGTGTGCAGCGAGGGCGCGGCCACCACATGCGACTGCGCCCGGGGCTTCCGCCCGCGCAGTCCACCCAACTGGGCCTCCGGCGACTACACCGACGGGTGCGGGCGTAACGCCCAGCTGCAGTGCGCCAAGAACACCACCGCTGCCGGCTCGAACAAGGCAGAGCAAGACAGGTTCCTCCGCATGGATGACACTAGGTTCCCTGATGACGGTCAAGTAGCGGGCGCGGCGAGCATCGGCGACTGCCAGAGCGCATGCCTAGGGCACTGCACGTGCTCCGCTTACGCGTACAACGGCAGCTGCTTCCTATGGCAAGGCAACCTGCAAAATTTGCAGTCCGGTGTCGGCGATGACCAGGCCGGCACGGGGAGACTCTACCTCCGGCTGGCCGCGTCGGAGCTCCCAGGCCCAAGAGGCCACAAATGGCGGGACATCAAGATTGCCTCCGGTGCACTCGCCATCGCCTTATTCGTGGTCGCCGCCTCCATTCTTCTAGTTCATACGACAAGAAAGAGAAGAGCATCGAGAGTCAACGGTCTCACCGTCGGCGATGGCTACGTGAGCTACAAGTACAGTGACCTGCAGTACGTGACCAAGAACTTCACCGACAAgatcggcgccggcgccttcgggtCGGTGTTCAAGGGCCAGTTCTCCGACAGCACCGTGGTGGCCGTCAAGAAGCTGGAGGGGTTCCGGCAGGGCGAGAAGCAGTTTCGCGCGGAGGTGAGCACTCTGGGAAGCATCCAGCACGTCAACCTTATCCGCATGCTCGGGTTCTGCTCCGACGGCGGTGCCGACCGGAAGTTGCTGGTGTACGAGTACATGCCGAACGGCTCGCTCGACCGCCACCTGTTCCGCAAGACTTTCTATGTCCTGAGCTGGCAGGTACGCTACCAGGTCGGGCTGGGCGTCGCCAAGGGGCTGGCGTACCTCCACGAGAGGTGCCGGGACTGCATCATCCACTGCGACGTCAAGCCGGAGAACATCCTCCTCGACGCCGCCTTCGCGCCCAAGGTGGGGGACTTCGGGCTCGCCAAGCTCCTCGGCCGGGATTTCAGCCGGGTGCTCACCAGCATGCGGGGAACCGTCGGGTACCTGGCACCGGAGTGGATCAGCGGTGAGGCGATCACGGCCAAGGCCGACGTGTTCAGCTACGGGATGATGCTCTTCGAGATCGTTTCCGGGAGAAGGAACGTCGAGCAAGGGGAGAGTCAGTTTGTGGTGTCGTCGACAGGCTCGACAAGCACGGAGGAGCAAGCTACGACTACAACGACGACCTTCTTCCCGTTGCTTGTCGCGCGGACGCTGGCCGAGGAAGGGGAAGTCATGGCGCTGCTGGATCCCGAGCTGGAAGGGGACGCCAACGCCGAGGAGATGAAGAGGGTGTGCAAGGTCGCCTGCTGGTGCATCCAGCACGACGTCAACGCGCGGCCGACGATGGCGGAGGTGGTGCAGCTGCTACAGGGCTTGATGGACGTCGAGATGCCACCTGTGCCACAGTACCTTGAAGTTCTCGCGGGACGGCAGCGAGCTGGCGTACCATAG